The following are encoded together in the Tripterygium wilfordii isolate XIE 37 chromosome 3, ASM1340144v1, whole genome shotgun sequence genome:
- the LOC119995544 gene encoding uncharacterized protein LOC119995544: MFNFLRRRCKNLLLESTEEDEVHVEAESSSCKLKKRGGSTPGRVFIDRNRKEGHEKLVRDYFSANPTYNENFFRRRYRMSRDLFNRIHEGVVLYDNYFVQSRDAANKVGLSSLQKVTAALRMMAYGVSADMIDENLWIAESTANEAMKNFVEAVIVVFGERYLRQPNSTDIARLL; this comes from the coding sequence ATGTTTAACTTTCTCCGAAGAAGATGCAAAAATTTGCTTCTTGAGTCTACAGAAGAGGATGAGGTGCATGTTGAAGCTGAAAGTTCAAGCTGCAAGTTGAAGAAAAGAGGAGGTTCTACTCCTGGCCGTGTCTTTATCGATCGCAACAGGAAAGAAGGCCACGAGAAGTTAGTGCGTGACTACTTCTCTGCCAACCCAACATACAATGAAAATTTTTTTCGAAGGCGATATCGTATGAGCCGTGATTTGTTCAATCGTATTCATGAAGGTGTTGTTTTGTATGACAACTATTTCGTTCAATCTCGAGATGCTGCAAATAAGGTTGGGTTATCTTCATTGCAGAAAGTTACTGCAGCTCTCAGAATGATGGCCTATGGAGTATCCGCTGATATGATTGATGAAAATCTATGGATAGCTGAAAGTACCGCAAATGAGGCGATGAAAAATTTTGTTGAAGCAGTGATTGTTGTTTTCGGCGAACGTTACCTGAGGCAACCTAATTCTACTGATATTGCCAGGTTGCTTTAG